GAATATTTACCGGATCTTTACAGGTCTTTGACAGGGCCTAGGACTAACTATCGAACAGTTTATTGCGGTCGATGTGGTAAGGTCGTGCCAGAACACTTCAGAAGCCCGACCTTGCCTTGAGGAGAACCCGAGATGGTATTGGGTTTGCTTTGAGTGAGAGGATGTTAAAGCCCCGTCGATTTCAGAGCGATCAACGATTTTTCCATCTAAATTCCGGACTGAGCCCCCGGACATGGCGGACAACAAAGCCCCACGAGCGCTGGAAAATCTTCTGCCAAGCTCTGAACAACATCCAATTCCGCAGCGACCTCGCCGCCCACGCCTTCGTGCTAATGGACACGCACTTTCATATTTTATTCTCCACCCGTTCGATGAAGGAGCGCGCACTAGCAGAGGAATTCCACCAGCATCTGAGTGCGCTCTGCAATTGCACATGGGACGCACTGGAAGTGCCGCTATACTGCGAGTCCATCCTGAGCGCCGAGTACTACAAGCGAGCCTACAAGTACATCTACCGAAACCCCGTCGAAGCGGGAATGTGTTCGCGCGCGGAAGACTACGAATTCAGCAGCCTACGCGGCCTCCTAGGCCGGGTGAATCTGCAAGTGCCAGTGATCGATAATATGGGTTTGATCTTTGGCCCGAAGAAAATACTGACGTGGTTGAATGAGAAAGAAGAGGAGCCTCAGCTCCCCTTCATTGATACTAGTACTTAATGATAAAGTTGACGTAGGCGTTTCTAGGGCGAGTTTCACTGCCACCATCAGCCGCGGTGTAAACTGAGCCACCAACACCACCATTACCAGGCTTATTCAAAAATTGTGCAACATTGTTAAATCCGCCAGTTCCTGTATAACCATTTGAACCCTCTGTAATATAGTGAGAGTGCGACTTGTATGCCTCTGCCTGAATAGATCCAACGGAAGCGCCAATGTTTCCACCACTATTCATTGCCGAACGAGAACTATAGTTTGGATCTTTTGTTGCGTCTGACGTTGCACCTCGCAAGAACTGCCCTCTTAAATCTGGAACGTTGAATGTGCCGGTTGGGTAAGTCCCTGAACCCCCATATGCATACTTTAACGTTGATGGATCCCAGAGAGCTTGAGCCAACTCAGGATAATCAACAGCATTGTAGGAAGCGCCATTGCACAGCAAATATCCTGCTGGTGCCGTCGTACCGCCAAACGCAGAAATCACACCCGCAGGAGTTGAAGCTTCACTGCTCAGTAACTCAATCCAAGCACCATTAATTCTTGCCCACAAGCCCGGTGTTTTTGGACCACTATCTGGCTTTTGATAGACGATATCGCCATCGTGAGCATCAGCTACCTGATCCACATCTTTCACAGTTGGCGCACCAAAGTTTAAGCTCTTAACGCCATACTGATTTGCCAGCACGATTCCACTACAAATCAAAAGACCTGCAGACATCATTATAATTTTCTTCATAAATCCT
The sequence above is drawn from the Bdellovibrionales bacterium genome and encodes:
- a CDS encoding tail fiber protein encodes the protein MKKIIMMSAGLLICSGIVLANQYGVKSLNFGAPTVKDVDQVADAHDGDIVYQKPDSGPKTPGLWARINGAWIELLSSEASTPAGVISAFGGTTAPAGYLLCNGASYNAVDYPELAQALWDPSTLKYAYGGSGTYPTGTFNVPDLRGQFLRGATSDATKDPNYSSRSAMNSGGNIGASVGSIQAEAYKSHSHYITEGSNGYTGTGGFNNVAQFLNKPGNGGVGGSVYTAADGGSETRPRNAYVNFIIKY